The following nucleotide sequence is from Halorussus caseinilyticus.
GCCCGCTCGATTGCCGTGGTCGCGTCGGCGAGGACCGACTCGCACTCGTCGTAGTGTTCGGTCCACCCCGGAAGCGGCGCGGCCTCGCCGACGCCGACCGCGCCCTCCTCGGTCTCCAGTCTGACCAGCACGCCGTCGCGGCGCTCGATGGTCCCTCGCGCCGTGTCGAGGGGGTCGGCAAGCGGGAGCGAGAAGGGGCGGAGTTCGGCGTGCATGATTAGGCGAGCAACCCGAGGGCGAACAGCACCGAGTGGCCCGCGAGCAGTTTTCCGGTTCGCTCCAGCGCGGGGTTCAGCGCCTCGCCGGAGGTGTCGGTCAGCATCGTCCGCCCGATGGAGGCGGCGTAGGGAAGCGTGAGCAGGGGCAAGAGGACCGCCGGGGAGAACCCTCGCGCGAGCCAGAACCAGACCGGCACGGCGTACGAGAGCGCCAGCAGGCCGACGAACTCGGCGCGACTGGCCGTGTACCCGACGAGGACCGCGAGGGTCTTCTTGCCCGCCTCGCGGTCAGTTTCGAGGTCCCGGACGTTGTTGACGACGAGGATGTCCGTGGAGATGGCCGCGACCGGAAGACTGGCGACGAACGCCGCGAACGTCACCGTCCCCTCGGGAATCCCCGTCGGGAAGGCCCCGGACAACACGCTGGCCGCCTGCACGTAGAAGGTGCCCGTGACCGCGACGACGCCGAAGAAGACGAAGACGAACAGGTCGCCGAGTCCGTGCGACCCGAGGGGGTAGGGACCCCCGGCGTAGGCGATGCCCGAGACGACGCTGGCGAGTCCGATGACGAGGATTGGCAGGCCACCGACCCAGACCAGATAGACCCCGACCAGTATCGCCAGCGCGAAGGTGGCGTACATCGCGCGCTTGACCTCGTTCGGCGGGATGAGACCCGACTGGGTGACGCGGGTGAACCCCTCGCGCTCGTCGGTGTCGACGCCCTTCACGGCGTCGTAGTAGTCGTTGGCGAAGTTGGTGCCGATTTGGATGAGGGCCGCGCCGAGGAAGGCCGCCAGCGCCGGGAGCGGCGCGAACAGACCCTCGTGAACGGCGAGACCGACCCCGACGACGACCGGCGCGGCGGCCGCCGGGAGCGTGTGGGGCCGGGCGGCCATCAGCCACGCCTCGCGTCGTGAGTGTTCGGTAGCCATGTCGCTCATTAGTGGACGGTTACGACGAGCGAACAATAGCACCTACGGTTTTCGACGGGCCGGAGGCTGGCGGATAGAAACTCCCCGGAGAACCGCACCTCGCTCGTATCTACTCCTTGTCGCGGGAATCACTTAAAGCCGGAGCGCGTCCGGGCGCGTCAGTCGTCGCCCGACGCCCGGAACTCGCGGGCCGCCTCGCGCAACTTCTCGGAGATTCCCGGCACCTCGTCGGGCGACACGTCGCCCTCGGTCTGGATTTCCTCGACGGACTTCGGAAACTCCCGGAGTCCGTAGTGGATGTCGATGCCCGCGTTCGCGCCCTCGCCCATCGCCACCGGAATCTGGTTGTGGCCGGGCGTGAGGTCGCCGACGGCGTAGACTCCGGCGACGCTGGTCTCGCCAGCGTCGCCGACCGCCACGGTGCCGTCGTCGTTTCGCTCGCACCCGAGTCGGTCAGCGAGTTCGGCGTTGTAGTTCGACCCGTACATCGGAAAGCCGCCGCGATACTTCCGGAACTGGCCGTCCTCGAACTCAAACCCGGCCAGCCACCCGTCGTCGTCTTTCTCCATCCCGACGATTCCCGCGTCCACGATTTCGACGGGGTGGGCGCGCAACTGGCGGTCGGTCTCGTCGCTCCACTCGTGGTCGCCCCCGCGGGTCAACAGGTCCACCTCGTCGGTGAAGTTGAGCATAATCATCGCGACGTGCGCGGCCGACTCGCCGGTCCCCATCACGTACACCGGTTCGTCCACGAACAGGTAGGCGTCGCAGTGGAGACACCAGTGGAGGCCCCGACCGGTCGGCGGCAGAGGGGGGTCGGGTCGCTCGTCGGTGAATCCGGTCGCAAGCACCACGCGCTCTGCGAGGAAATCGGGTACGTCACCGTCGCTCTCGTCCCCGGTCGAGAGGCGGAAACGACCGTCGTCGGTGCGCTCGGCCGACGACACGAATTCCCTGAGGTAGTCGGCCCCGTAGTGTCGAATCTGCTCGCGGGCGGTCCGGAGAAGTTCGTTTCCGGACACGTCTTCGGTGACGCCGATGACGTTGTGAGTCTCGGTCATCATGGCGGCCCGACCACCGCCGCGATTGACGACCACGGTGTCGTGACCCAACCGCGTCGTGTACAGCGCAGTCGTGAGACCGGCCGGTCCGCCCCCGACCACGGCCACCTCGTACTCCCGAACGTTGTCGGTCATCGTTCCGAGTTCGTCCCTGAGAGGCTTAAATCGGCGGGCGAAGGAAGCTGGAACGCCGAGAGGCGTACCCCGAGGTGGTCCCGGTCCGGTACGTAAACCTTCGGACGAGCGGACGGAGAAGAATCCGAGAAGAGTAGCGAGTAAAGGAGTGCAGTGCGCCTCGTGGCGGCGGTCGAAGAGCGTCGGCGCTCAGATTTTCGACTCGGCGTCGTCGGCGAGTTCCTGCATGCGCTTGCCGATGCGCCCCGCCTCGCTGAACTCGTCGTCGCTCATCGCGGTGGCGAGGGCGTTCCCGAGGACGAAGACGGCGTGCTTGTGTTCGCTCTTGGACTTGTGGACGTGCGAGGGGTCCACGTCGAGTTCCTCGTAGGGGTCGAACAGGCCGTCGGTCACGCGCTCTTGGTCTTGGAAGTACTCCATGATGAGTACCATCTCCTCGTGGAGTTCGAGAAGTTCGTCCTTGTGCATGTCCGTGGATAAGGAAGTATCTGATTTAAGGGTTTCTGAGAACGCTTCGCACGCTCCGAGAAGAGATGGTTAGAAGACGTACTCGTCCTCGTGGCCCATCATACCTTCGTCTTCGAGGCCGGGTTCGCGGTCATCGTCGTCCATCGGTCCACTCGTCTTGTAGGCCTTGAGACCCGTCGAGAGGAGGTCCTCGATGGCTTCCTCGCGGTTGACGAACTCGCCCTGTTCTACCATCTGGGCGATCTGCATTTCGAGATGTTCCGGAATAGTTATCTCTACCTTCGGCATTGGAACATTGGTGGCTTCGGGAGGGGTGTTCTTAAGTCTGACGGGGACGAGAACGGGTCACGACGAACCATTTCGGTCGTAAGTGAAAGAAAGGTTGAGGGTATCGAAACGTATGCTCCATATTCCCGAATATATGTTGCTCTATTCGATACTCAACCGTGGATTAGGAAAACCGAAAAATGGCGTCAGTCGCGGTTTCAGCGGTTGCCGAGCATCTGCTCGATGGAGTTGATGATGCGGTTCGGACCGAGCGCCGTGACCGCTTTCTCGATTCGCTTCTGGTTGTAGTAACTGGCGAAGGCCAGAATCGTCGGCGGCCAGAGACCGATGAACAGACCCTGCATCCGGTTACCTCGCACGAAGAACTGGTGGAGTGCGAGTAGCGTCGAAGTCGCCGCCGCGAGGACCGTCACGTCGGTCGCGGTCTCCTCGGCGGTCTGTACGGTCTGGTCCTGACCAGCCGTGCGTCGTTCTTTTGTTGCCATGCGGACTACGTTTTGGGACAGGCGGGCCTTTGTTATTGAGTCGATACTGCCGAACAGCACTGGCAACTCGAAATAGGTCGGGCCTATACTGTAGAAACGTCGCGTTGGATTGGCGCGTTGCGGTCTCTGCGTCGGGGTCGGCTCTCGTCCGTACGTAGTCGATACATCTACCTGCGTCCGACGCCCAGTGGCCCACATGAGCGTCACGGACGTAACCGACCTCCACGAGGAGTTCGACGGCGAACGTCTCCCGCCGGGTCAGCGAAAGACGAGCAAGTTTCCGGTCCTCTCGAAGGGCGGAACGCCCGACTGGGACCCCGAGACGTGGGAGTTCACGGTCACGGGCGCAGTCGAAGAGGAACTGTCGTTTTCGTGGGACGAGTTTTGCGACCTGCCGACCGAGACGCAGAGTCAGGACTTCCACTGCGTGACCGGGTGGAGCAAGTTCGACTGCGAGTTCACGGGCGTCACGTTCCCGGCCCTCGCGGAGATGGCCGGTGTTCACGACGACGCGGTTCACGTCATGTTCTCGGCGATGGACGACTACACGACGAACCTACCGCTCGACGACTGCATGCGCGAGGAAGTCCTGTTCACCTACGAGTTCGACGGCGACCGACTGCCGCGCGAACACGGCGGTCCGCTCCGAGTCGTCACGCCCCACAAGTACGCCTACAAGGGCGCGAAGTGGGTGAACCGCGTCGAGTTCCTGACCGAACCCGAGCGAGGGTACTGGGAGAAACGCGGGTACTCGAACTCCGCGAACCCGTGGAACGAAGAGCGGTACAGCTAGAAACGGGGGATTCTCTTTCGTCGGAATAGACTGGTAGAGCGGGCTTTGAGAAATATTTTCCTTTCTATTAGAAATATATAGGGTTCTTAAAGGGTTGTTCGTATTGTTCTCTCTCGGTGGTCGTCGCGTTTCGACCTCCCGCTCGCTACACGTCGTCTGAAACGGGAGTGAGACCGCAGAAACCCCGATGAAGAAGGTCTCGAAAGCCCCCGCCCGCTCGCGGTCGCTCAGTGACATCTCTCCGGTTCGCTTCGCTCACCTTCGAGAGGGGTCACTGAGACGACCACGGCCTTCGGCCGCGAGCGGGCGGCCCCTTTATCCACCCGACGGCAGGTGGTCGGCCGGGCGCGTCGTGTGGTCTGGTCGGCCGGACGCGTCCCGTGGTTTGGTCGGCCGGGCGCGTCGTGTGGTCTGGTCGGCCGAGTGCGGGTATCGTCGCTCCCTCGCTCCCTCCGGTCGCTCGGTCGCCGTCCGTTTCGCTCGTTCGTCGCTTCGCTCTCGCACGCGCAGAGAAACATAGTTATTTGTCGCCGGAACCGAACCCCTCACGAGCGATTCAGTTAGACTAAAGGCTCCCGCCTCCTGAGTTCGACTGAATGGAGTCTCCGCCCCGCGACGGACAGGTGTCGGCCGAACCGACCGGCTCCGCCCTCGTGAGCCGGGCTTGCGAGCTATCGGACTGCGACCCCCGACCGTTTCTCGCCGGGCGGGACGCACCCCGGACGTACTGGACCAGTCCCTACGGCCCGGAGTTCGCAGGCGGCGGCACCGCCGCCCGCGTCACGGCCAGTGGAACCGACCGGTTCGAGGAGGTCCGCGAGGACGCAGACGACCTCTTCGCCGAACTCGACTACAACGGACCCGACCGAGCGCGCCCCCGACTCTTCGGCGGGTTCTCGTTCCACGAGGACCACGACCCGTCCCCGCCGTGGCAGGGGTTCGGGGCCGCCGAGTTCGTCCTGCCGCGAACCCAGTTGACCCGCGCGAACGGCGAGACGTGGCTGACGGTCTCGGACCGCGACACGACCCCGGAGGCGGTCGAGCGCGAACTCGCCGAGGTCCGCGAGACGCTGACCGACGCGCCCGAGGGGACGAACTCCGACCCGCCGGGCGTCGTCGCCGCCGAACCCACCACGACCCGCGAGGAGTGGGCCGCGCAGGTCAGCGCCGCCGTCTCCCGCATCGAGGCGGGCGACCTGCGGAAGGTCACGCTGGCCCAAGCCCTCGCGGTCGAACTCGCCGACGAGGTGTCGGTGCCCGCGGCGCTGGCACGCCTCGGCGAGTCGTACCCCGACTGCTTCCGGTTCTGCTTCGAACCGACGACCGAAGGCGCGTTCTTCGGCGCGACCCCCGAGCGACTGGCGACTCTCCGGGGCCGAACCGTCGAGACCGACGCCCTCGCGGGGTCGGTCGGCCGCGGCGACACCCCCGAAGAGGACGCCGAACTCGAAGCTAGCATCGAGAACAGCGAGAAGATGGCCCACGAACACGGTCTCGTGGTCGAGACCATCCGCGACCAGTTGTCGCCGGTCTCGGGCGAGGTCCGAGTCGCCGACCGCCGGGTCCGAAAGCTGGCGACCATCCAGCACCTCTGGACCCCCATCGAGGCCGACCTGACCGACAGCGACCACGTTCTCTCCATCGTGGAGGCGCTCCACCCGACCCCTGCTGTCGGCGGTCTCCCGCCCGCGAAAGCCCTCACGACCATCCGCGAGACCGAGACGTTCGACCGCGGGTGGTACGCCGCTCCCGTCGGGTGGTTCGACGCGGAGGGCGACGGCACCTTCGCGGTCGGCATCCGGTCGGCCGTGACCGACGGCGACTCGGCGACCCTCTTCGCCGGAAACGGCATCGTCGGCGACAGCGACCCCGACGAGGAGTACGAGGAGGTCCAACTGAAGTACCGGCCGATTCTGGACGAACTCGAACGATGAGCGACCGCGACGACTCGACCGACGCCCCGAACCGAAACACGCTCTGGGCGCGAACGCTCGTCGCGGAACTCGCCGCCGCCGGAATCGACGCCGCGTGTCTCGCGCCCGGCAGTCGCTCGACGCCCCTGACCGTCGCGTTCGCTCGCCACCCCGACATCGAGGTGTTCTCGCATCTGGACGAGCGGTCGGCGGCCTTCTTCGCGCTCGGCCGGGCCAAGCGAACCGGGAAACCGACGCCGCTGGTCTGCACCTCGGGCACTGCCGCCGCGAACTTCCACCCGGCGGTCATCGAAGCGAATCAGGCCCGCGTCCCGATGCTGGTCCTGACCGCCGACCGCCCGCCGGAACTCCGGGACTCGGGCGCGAACCAGACCATCGACCAGCAGAAGCTCTACGGCGACGCCGTGCGGTGGTACGCCGACCTGCCCGAACCCGAACCCGAGACCCGAAAGCTCCGGTCCCTGCGGACGACGGCGGCCCGCGCAGTTGCCGAATCGACCGCCGTCCCGCCGGGTCCGGTCCATCTCAACGTCCCGTTCCGCAAGCCCCTCGAACCGGTCGAAGTCCCCGGCGACGTGCCCGAGGACTTCGCTGACGAGGCACCCCTCGCGGCCGAAGGTCGGGCAGGGAGCGACGGGAATCGGCCGTTCGTCCGGACCGCGCGGGGCCACCCGGAGTTGGCCGGGACCGACCTCCGGGAGGTCCGGCGAGCAGTCGAGGCGGCCGACCGGGGTCTGCTCGTCGTCGGTCCCGCGGACGCGCCCGCGACCGACTCCGGTCTCCCCGCGCCGGACCGCGATGCGCTCGCCGAACTCGCCGAGGCGACCGGGTTCCCGATTCTGGCCGACACGCTCTCTGGACACCGGTTCGGCCACGACGCCGCCCTCCTTGCGAGCGGCGAGCGACCGGTCGCCGACGGCGACCGGTCGCGGGCGCTCGTCGCGGGCGGGTACGACGGCTACCTCGGCGCGGTCGGCGACTCGTGGCCCGACCCCGAGGTGGTCGTGCGGTTCGGTGCCTCGCCCACCTCGAAGGTCCTCCGGCAGTATCTGGAGGCCGCCGACGCCCGCCAGTTCCTCGTGGACCCCGCGGGCGGGTGGCGCGAGGCGACCTTTACGGCCACCGACCTGCTCGCGGCCGACCCGACGCGACTCGCCCGGAGACTGGCCGAAGCGGTCGGTTCGGAGGGTGACGAGGCGTGGCGCGACCGATTCGCGGACGCCGAGCGCGACTACTGGTCGCTGGTGGCCGACGCCCGCGACGAGCGACTCTTCGAGGGCGGCGTCCTCTCTGCGGTGGCCCAATACGCGCCCGACCCGGCCACCGTGATGGTCTCGAACAGCATGCCGGTCCGAGATTTGGACCGGTTCGGCCAACCCCGACCGGCCGACCTCTCGGTCCTCGGGAACCGGGGCGCGAGCGGTATCGACGGCATCACCAGCACCGGACTCGGCGCGGGAAGTGCGACCGACGACCCCCTCGTCGTCGTCACGGGCGACTTGGCGTACTACCACGACCTGAACGGCTTGCTCGCAATCGCGCGGTGCGGGGTGGACGCGACCATCGTGGAAATCAACAACGACGGCGGCGGCATCTTCCACATGCTCCCCATCGAGGACTTCGACCCACCCTTTACCGAGCAGTTCCGGACGCCCCACGGTCTGGACTTCGAGGCGACGGGCGACCTCTACGACCTCGATTTCGAACGCGTCGAAACGCTCGGCGCGTTCCGGTCGGCGTTCCGCGAGTCGGTCGGGAGCGGGGGAACCCGAGTAATCGAGGTCACGACCGACGCCGAGGCGAGCCATCGGTTCCGCGAGACGCTGGAGGCGCGGGTCGCCGACCGCCTTCCCTGAATCCCACGACGGATTCTACGTAGTGAAAACCGCGGCAAGATTAATACGACACAGCCTGTAATTTCGAGTGATTGGTATGTCAGTGACCTCTTCCGAAGCCCTGACTGAGTTCCTGCGAAACCGCGTCGGCGACCACCTGCGGAGCGTCATCTACTACGACGACGACGGCGGCGAAGTGCTGTACGTCCGCGAAGACGTTGCCGACCAGTACACCGACGACGACATAGACCAAGTCGTCCGCGACGTTCGACTGGAGGCCGTCGAGAAACCGCATCAGGAGAGCCTCTACGAACACGGCCCGCTCAACTGCACGGTCCGGTCGTTCGACGACGCCGTGGAGATGCACTTCCCTCACGACGAGACCA
It contains:
- a CDS encoding 1,4-dihydroxy-2-naphthoate polyprenyltransferase; translation: MSDMATEHSRREAWLMAARPHTLPAAAAPVVVGVGLAVHEGLFAPLPALAAFLGAALIQIGTNFANDYYDAVKGVDTDEREGFTRVTQSGLIPPNEVKRAMYATFALAILVGVYLVWVGGLPILVIGLASVVSGIAYAGGPYPLGSHGLGDLFVFVFFGVVAVTGTFYVQAASVLSGAFPTGIPEGTVTFAAFVASLPVAAISTDILVVNNVRDLETDREAGKKTLAVLVGYTASRAEFVGLLALSYAVPVWFWLARGFSPAVLLPLLTLPYAASIGRTMLTDTSGEALNPALERTGKLLAGHSVLFALGLLA
- a CDS encoding NAD(P)/FAD-dependent oxidoreductase; the protein is MTDNVREYEVAVVGGGPAGLTTALYTTRLGHDTVVVNRGGGRAAMMTETHNVIGVTEDVSGNELLRTAREQIRHYGADYLREFVSSAERTDDGRFRLSTGDESDGDVPDFLAERVVLATGFTDERPDPPLPPTGRGLHWCLHCDAYLFVDEPVYVMGTGESAAHVAMIMLNFTDEVDLLTRGGDHEWSDETDRQLRAHPVEIVDAGIVGMEKDDDGWLAGFEFEDGQFRKYRGGFPMYGSNYNAELADRLGCERNDDGTVAVGDAGETSVAGVYAVGDLTPGHNQIPVAMGEGANAGIDIHYGLREFPKSVEEIQTEGDVSPDEVPGISEKLREAAREFRASGDD
- a CDS encoding UPF0058 family protein, which encodes MHKDELLELHEEMVLIMEYFQDQERVTDGLFDPYEELDVDPSHVHKSKSEHKHAVFVLGNALATAMSDDEFSEAGRIGKRMQELADDAESKI
- a CDS encoding ribbon-helix-helix domain-containing protein translates to MPKVEITIPEHLEMQIAQMVEQGEFVNREEAIEDLLSTGLKAYKTSGPMDDDDREPGLEDEGMMGHEDEYVF
- a CDS encoding sulfite oxidase-like oxidoreductase, whose translation is MSVTDVTDLHEEFDGERLPPGQRKTSKFPVLSKGGTPDWDPETWEFTVTGAVEEELSFSWDEFCDLPTETQSQDFHCVTGWSKFDCEFTGVTFPALAEMAGVHDDAVHVMFSAMDDYTTNLPLDDCMREEVLFTYEFDGDRLPREHGGPLRVVTPHKYAYKGAKWVNRVEFLTEPERGYWEKRGYSNSANPWNEERYS
- a CDS encoding isochorismate synthase — protein: MESPPRDGQVSAEPTGSALVSRACELSDCDPRPFLAGRDAPRTYWTSPYGPEFAGGGTAARVTASGTDRFEEVREDADDLFAELDYNGPDRARPRLFGGFSFHEDHDPSPPWQGFGAAEFVLPRTQLTRANGETWLTVSDRDTTPEAVERELAEVRETLTDAPEGTNSDPPGVVAAEPTTTREEWAAQVSAAVSRIEAGDLRKVTLAQALAVELADEVSVPAALARLGESYPDCFRFCFEPTTEGAFFGATPERLATLRGRTVETDALAGSVGRGDTPEEDAELEASIENSEKMAHEHGLVVETIRDQLSPVSGEVRVADRRVRKLATIQHLWTPIEADLTDSDHVLSIVEALHPTPAVGGLPPAKALTTIRETETFDRGWYAAPVGWFDAEGDGTFAVGIRSAVTDGDSATLFAGNGIVGDSDPDEEYEEVQLKYRPILDELER
- the menD gene encoding 2-succinyl-5-enolpyruvyl-6-hydroxy-3-cyclohexene-1-carboxylic-acid synthase, producing MSDRDDSTDAPNRNTLWARTLVAELAAAGIDAACLAPGSRSTPLTVAFARHPDIEVFSHLDERSAAFFALGRAKRTGKPTPLVCTSGTAAANFHPAVIEANQARVPMLVLTADRPPELRDSGANQTIDQQKLYGDAVRWYADLPEPEPETRKLRSLRTTAARAVAESTAVPPGPVHLNVPFRKPLEPVEVPGDVPEDFADEAPLAAEGRAGSDGNRPFVRTARGHPELAGTDLREVRRAVEAADRGLLVVGPADAPATDSGLPAPDRDALAELAEATGFPILADTLSGHRFGHDAALLASGERPVADGDRSRALVAGGYDGYLGAVGDSWPDPEVVVRFGASPTSKVLRQYLEAADARQFLVDPAGGWREATFTATDLLAADPTRLARRLAEAVGSEGDEAWRDRFADAERDYWSLVADARDERLFEGGVLSAVAQYAPDPATVMVSNSMPVRDLDRFGQPRPADLSVLGNRGASGIDGITSTGLGAGSATDDPLVVVTGDLAYYHDLNGLLAIARCGVDATIVEINNDGGGIFHMLPIEDFDPPFTEQFRTPHGLDFEATGDLYDLDFERVETLGAFRSAFRESVGSGGTRVIEVTTDAEASHRFRETLEARVADRLP
- a CDS encoding DUF7522 family protein produces the protein MSVTSSEALTEFLRNRVGDHLRSVIYYDDDGGEVLYVREDVADQYTDDDIDQVVRDVRLEAVEKPHQESLYEHGPLNCTVRSFDDAVEMHFPHDETSGTAVALDGEVFAIHGTFIGQCMDAMDD